The window CTTTTGACTACATAAGCAGCTGCGATACCATAATTATTCGCAGTATTAAAAAGCTTCTTTGAATATTGGTCAATCTTAATAAACCGAGCACCTAAATAGGGAAAACTCTTGCCGTTATCCGGTAGAGCCTTAAGAATTTCATAGCCTACCGCTGCAACAGCTCTCTCTTTTTCAAGTCGATACTTCAAGGCTTTAGATTTAAGCTCTTCCTGAGCCTGATAGATCTCCCCCCTATAGACAGGGGGTCCGGTTGTAACACAACCTGAAACTAAAAGAAAGACAGCTGCAATCCCCAATCTTTTCATTATCATAGATTATAGTGATAACAATATAAAGAATTCAATATAATTTACTATGTTGATATAATAGTTCTATGAATACTGTCCAATGCAAGCTCTGCCCCAAACAATGTTTGATAAAACCCGGATTAAGGGGAGATTGTAAGATCCGCTACAATCAGAATGGCAAGTTAATCCTGCTCACTTACGGCCGGCCCTGTTCAATACATATGGATCCTATTGAGAAGAAACCGCTTTTTCATTTTAACCCCGGAGAAAAAATACTATCTATTGCAACTGCAGGTTGCAACTTGCACTGCAAAAACTGCCAAAATTGGCAGATATCTCAGAGTAATCCTGAAGATATACCTTCTTATTCACTGCAGCCTAAAGATGTAGTCTCTCTGGCAAAAAAGAATGGTTCTAATATGATAGCCTATACTTATACCGAACCCCTGGCCTACTATGAATATACCTTGGACACCTCTATGGCAGCTAAGTCTCAGGGCTTACAAAATGTGATCGTAACTGCAGGATACTGCAACGAAAAGCCGCTGCGTAAACTATGCCGCCATATAGACGCAGCCAATATAGATCTAAAGTTTTTTAACGATAAAATGTATCGGCAGATAACAACCGGCGCCTTAAAACCGGTCTTAAATACACTCTTAACAGTAAAAGAGATGGGCGTCTGGCTTGAAATAACAAACCTGATAATACCGACGCTAAATGATGATCTAAGAGAGATAGAGAGAATGGCTCTCTGGATAAGAAAAAATCTTGGAGCAGATACCCCCTTACATTTCTCCAGATTTCAGCCTCACTATCTGATGAAAAATATCCCTGCTACGCAATATGAGATGCTCAAAAAAGCTCATTCAATAGCCCGCGATGCAGGACTTGAATATGTATATATAGGTAATGTATATGGAGTGAAAGAAGAGAATACTTATTGCCCAAATTGTAATAATATATTGATTGAAAGAACAGGCTATAAAATAATAGAATTAAAGATAGAGAATAACAGATGCCCTAATTGCTCAAAAATAATTGCAGGAGAGTGGAAGAGATAATGTATAAAAGCATAGAAAGACTGATGTATAAATTAGACAATCTATTGCATTTGGAGATAACAAGAAAGAGATTTCTGGCCTTAAGCGCTAAATTTATTTTTCTGACTATTATTTTAAGCTTTATTCCGATTAAATGGAGTAAAGAGAGCTCTCCTATGTCTAGAATGAGAAAGAAGATGCTTTTTAACAGA of the Candidatus Kaelpia aquatica genome contains:
- the amrS gene encoding AmmeMemoRadiSam system radical SAM enzyme — encoded protein: MNTVQCKLCPKQCLIKPGLRGDCKIRYNQNGKLILLTYGRPCSIHMDPIEKKPLFHFNPGEKILSIATAGCNLHCKNCQNWQISQSNPEDIPSYSLQPKDVVSLAKKNGSNMIAYTYTEPLAYYEYTLDTSMAAKSQGLQNVIVTAGYCNEKPLRKLCRHIDAANIDLKFFNDKMYRQITTGALKPVLNTLLTVKEMGVWLEITNLIIPTLNDDLREIERMALWIRKNLGADTPLHFSRFQPHYLMKNIPATQYEMLKKAHSIARDAGLEYVYIGNVYGVKEENTYCPNCNNILIERTGYKIIELKIENNRCPNCSKIIAGEWKR